CAAATTATCACAATCTGCAGTTTTCACTTTTTGTACTTACAAATTGAATACCTCAGAATCGAAAAAGAATGGGGACTAAGAAAACGTTATAGTCTAACGCAGCGATGTACACACTGTATGCAAGAGAAAATTAAATGCAACAAATACTTTATACTAATAAAGGGTGAGACTTCTATgtttgagtaatgaatgtgacaCCGAAGTCATTTTAGTACAAAGCTGAAACCTTGAAAAAATTAATTGATCTGAAGCCACTAGAGATGAAAACATTACTGAGATGTTAAATTTCCTTCCTGATCCTCTTAAGACCAATACGATTTAAAAAGATGTAAGAATCATTAAATAGGTGAGTAACCTTGATTTCAACACATGCTCTTACTGTGCATCTTAACACCTGCTAGTACttaactgaaataaatgattcaagCCGAGTTGCTTAAATGGTCAGCCACGTTTTCTACATTTGAGAGACCTTGAATAATTAACACAAACTGGCCCTTTTCATAGAGTTTTGTTCAATGCATCTTTATAAATCATTACAGATAGTTTCAGCGGACACATTTCAGTCTAACTGTTATTTCCTCTTTCATCCCTCTTTCCATCTCCCCGCCAGTGgaattcctcttttctttttttcctttctgtgcCGTTTTTATTCTCGGGGTTGGAATGCGTAGCGTAATGCGGCGTGTCTCAGCCGATCTTCCAGCTTTAATGAGAACGTGTCTATTTGACTGGAAAGCTGTCAGGAGTCGTTGCACCGCAGGAGCAACTAGGGTGGGGGATCTTTTTAGGTGTGAGGCTCAGCTGTCCCGCTGAGCCCCATAGGACCAATCAGAAGATGGGACGATGTGCCAAGAGGGGAAATGAAACTCTACTATTTAGTCTTTATCGCCTCTGAATATAATTGAAATCTCTCTCTGGTCATAGCTATCGGGTTTTCTGCCTGCTTGGTGATGGAGAGATGTCCGAGGGCTCGGTGTGGGAGGCCATGGCCTTTGCCTCTTACTACCAGCTTGACAACCTGGTGGCCATTTTGGACATCAATCGCCTGGGTCAGAGCGACCCGGCTCCCCTTCAGCACCATGTGGAGAAGTACCAGCGACGCTGTGAGGCGTTTGGGTGAGAGCGACTTGAGAGGGATTCTACATGAATTCCAGTGTGAAACATGActggagttgtttttaattcataGGAATTCACCGGTAGGACTGCATGTAAAATGTGCTCTCTCCTGTTTTATCAGATGGCAGTCCATCATTGTGGACGGCCACAGTGTGGAGGAGCTGTGTAAGGTGCTGAGTCAACCGCGCCACCAGCCACTCGCCGTCATCGCCAAGACTATCAAGGGCAAAGGCATCCCAGGTAACCAGGCACACTGATCCACAGAACTGTTAGTGGGGTTTTAGTGAGGTGTAAGCTTTGATTCATGAATAAAATCCAATAATTACTATTACTGAGGGATGTtggctgcagagtgtgtgtcacATAGCGGGCAGTTATTGCTGCTTACCTGTTTCTAAATGCTGACAGCTCACTGCAAATACTATTTCGCTTTGGGGACCGGCCGCTAGTGCAAAGGGGCCCAAACTCACCGTGATCCAGGCCGCGCTTTAGGCTTTAGCTGCTGCAGCACCGTAATCCTTCAGAATGTGTAGGATAGACTTGCAGCAACAGCCCTTTGTGCTCGTGTTGTGATAATGGTCAGGGGCAGCATATGTGACCTTGTGAGAACAAAGGGAAAACTGTTGTTATAACAgcaacaacgtgtgtgtgtgtgcctttgtgtaCATAAGATTTGGTCAGAAATTGTGATTGTTGTCTTAAGCCTGTGGCCTCCCGATTCAAACCTGTTGGATTTTTGAAGTAGCCTGTTGGGACCCACTGAAGTGGAATATTGTTATTAGTGTGACGGCTGTCGGTTATTTCATGTACATGCCTACTTGTGAAGGAGATAAGTGTGCTGAATATGAGGAGGAACGTGGTGTATGGCGAGTCTCTGTATCACCACGTAACCTTTGTCACCTTTTATATTTTCCCTAAAGAAAAAGATGTTGCTTTTATTATCTCCGCTCTATAATAAGTTGTTCTGCTTTGACAAGAGGTGTAGTTGCAGTTTAGTTGCTCTCAACttcattgtgcgtgtgtgtgtgtgtgtgtgtgtgtgtgtgtggtgcttttCAGCGGCGGAGGATAAGATGGGCTGGCATGGGAAACCCTTGCCCAAAGACATGGCCGACAGCGTGATCAAGGAGCTGCAGAGCCGCATAGTCAGCTGCAACAAGCGCCTGTACCCTGCACCCCCCATTGAGGATGCCTCACCTGTCAGCCTGCGTAACGTCCGTATGCCGAGTGCACCCAGCTACAAACCCGGAGACAAGGTGGGTGACAGACAAGCTCAGATCCTGTGATTGACCTTCAAATCTCATCATTTGGGTGTCtgattgaatgtattttaaCCTTTCAGATAGAACCTCACATGGCTTCATCCAATCTGGTGCATCTTCTACtgactttgtctgtttgtttgtgcgtttcCAGATTTCTACAAGGAAGGCCTACGGCATGGCTCTGGCCAAGCTGGGCCGTTACAACGACCATGTGGTTGCACTGGACGGAGACACCAAGAACTCCACCTTCTCCGAGCTCTTCAAGAACGAACACCCCAACCGCTACGTGGAGTGCTACATCGCAGAGCAGAACATGGTGAGAAGGAGACTTCGAGAGGGTCATTCTGGCTGTTTTTCCATTCAGTGAACACAAATGAGGCACAAGAGTTTGTGCACACTTCATCCATCAATAAATACCTGCTACTTTTCCGCTcttgtgctgcaggtgagcgTTGCAGTGGGCTGTGCAGTGAGGGACCGTAACGTGGTGTTTGCCAGCACCTTTGCGACCTTCTTCAGCCGGGCCTACGACCAGCTCCGCATGGCCAGCATCTCTGAGAGCAACATCAACCTCTGTGGCTCCCACTGTGGTGTCTCTATTGGTCAGttcctgtgtgtctttttttttttaccaattgtGACCTGAAATAACTGACAGCCATCCAAGTTCTCAGCAAGCTGCAGAAGATATTTAGTTGTTCATAGTTTCAGCAGACGAGTTgttgatttcattttattacaATCTGGGTTGAACCCGTCCTCAGTGCGACCCAGTTTAATTCTCCTGACCCTAAAGCTTTTCTCCCAAACTTCTCACCCCCTCTGTTATCCATCCTCCTCTCCCGGTATCAGCACACTtgctcctccccctctcactGTCTGACACAGCGGCCATGATTCtctttcacctccttctcctcctcctcctcctcctcccccccttacTCCTTCACTTCTCCAGGTACATTGCATGAGCACCTTTCCAGACTGAATGCATGTCTATCAGAATTTATTTTCCAGCCTCCGTTACACCTGTGAGTCTCGTTGCATCTCACTCGTCTGTTTGATGCTGAGATGTGTGTATTCTTAGGTGAGGACGGACCATCTCAGATGGGCCTTGAAGACCTGGCCATGTTTAGGGCTATTCCCACGGCAACCGTCTTTTACCCAAGTGACGGAGTCTCCACTGAGAAAGCGGTGGAGCTCGCTGCCAACACAAAGGTACACATTGGTCACCCATGATAAGAAATCAAAAAGATCGAACATTCTGATAAGAAAATGTCGAAAGGTTGAGAGCAGAACGCTTCATGGGATCCGATCCTGCGCAGTGGTTGTGTTGAATAATACAAACTCAATTAGATGATTTCATGGTTTGTTTCAGGGTTTATGTTTCATCCGAACGAGCCGCCCAGAGAACTCCATCATCTACAACTCCAATGAGGACTTCCATGTTGGTCAGGCTAAGGTTTGTACCATTTCATGCTCTATGAActtgtttcctttcatttcattttcagaatTGACCTATCCGTTTCTGTTTGGATTCCACTCAGGTTGTGTACAAAACCAATGACGACCATGTGACTGTGATTGGAGCAGGAGTGACCCTCCACGAGGCTCTAGCGGCAGCTGAGCAGCTGAAGAAGGGTATGGAGACCCCCAAAACTGTCACCATAAGAGTATACGATCTTTATATGAACCGTCAGCCGGACTGAGGTGGATTTCTCTGCCCTCCATTCTCCTCCCTCAGAAAGAATTAACATCCGTGTGATTGACCCGTTCACCATCAAACCCCTGGACTCCAAGACCATCATTGACAGCGCCAGGGCCACTCGGGGACGCATCATCACAGTGGAAGACCACTACTACGAAGGTGAGGGGTTGCAGATGACCAGcccaaacaaaatatatatatatttatctatttaacaaattattttctttaagaTATTTTTAACGGGATGAAACAAGGTGCATTTCAGCGTAGAAAACAGGGTGAGCTGTAGCGTTCGTCACATGTCTATCCCATCGGGCGAAATACTTATTACTCAATaccaattaaacattttaaaatgtaaagccGTATTGGTGAGAATTCGTAATGTCACATAACCAGCCATTTTGTAGTACACTACGACAGGTCTCAATAATGCAGAACCGTGCAAAGTAGCTCTCTACTGCGTTCATCCACCCAATCTTATCCAATGATCGTCTTTGTGGATTATTAGCAGGAGGGCTTTAACTAGCAGGCAGGAGGATTGTTATGCAGCTGCTTGCATGTTTGtgctcacaaaaagaaaaaagcccgGAGCACAAACCGCAATCTGCAGACAGatagagaaggaaagaggatgaagaggagcttgaggaggaagaggtcagAGGTGTAGGGATTCTGAACGAGACACAGAAGTTGTTTTTGTGGGTTTAATGAGAGATGCAACatgcagaaggagaagctggAAGAGCTTGTCTGGGTTTCTTAATTTCAGCTCTGACCTTCAGGCTCACTCTGACCTACATACAGGAGCAGCATCAAAAAGCAGGGTccagctttctctccctctctcctgttggctttgtgtttttctgttgtccTGCACGCAGCCGCTTACTCTTCTTGTTGACAATGTGTATGTTTGCCATGTTGGaaccaagaaacacacacacacacaaattaagaTTCGTTAGTTCATTCCGTGCAAGTACAAATGTAAAAGTGCACAAGCTTGCGTATGTATGTAATTATATGTAATTAGTACTCTTGTCCCTGCCCAACTTTCATGTTCACTCACTCATAAATGTTTTGGCAGTTTGAATTGAgagtctgtgtgagagagaaagggagggggggggtgagaaagtCGAGGGAGGGCGTTGGCCGTCCTGTCGGTCCACATCACATCGCTGCACAGCTCGATCGCCCATGAAGACAGATTTAATACGACAGAGGAGCCGAGGGGATCTATTTGATTTGAGCGAACTGGCCCTTTTGACCGATGGTCCTGGTGTGCTGTGTGATTCCTCAGGTGGTCTCGGCGAGGCAGTGTGCTCTGCCGTGGTGAACGAGACCGGCTTCACTGTACACCGCCTGGCCGTCTCCCAGGTGCCCCGCAGCGGGAAGCCCCAAGAGCTGCTCCGGGTCTTCGGCATCGACCGCGACGCCATCACCCAGGCGGTCCGAAAGGTGCTCAGCAGCAGCGCCAATGCCAAGTGAGGACGTGGCAGCAGGGGCCCAGAATCTGGTGGAAAGGCCTCTGAGGGTTAACTGGTGATCACCATGGAGACGATGAACCAGTAACCCGACACAGCAGGAGGGAAAGCCCTTCACGCTCTCCTCCTCATTAAACGATCTAAGGCAAtcgtttaattaaaaaaaaaaaaaaaatacattacccGGCTTTCCTCTGTAACTGTCATTGATGTGGTTTTGACACCCCCGATTTTTTAGTAAGATTTTGTAAACAcaccctctgacccccccccccccttccatagGGAAAGTTCTGCCACTGCTGTAGTGTTCCAGTGAAAGCAGTGAACGTGGTTTGAAGtaaagtgtttttatattttctgtgGATCCCCTCACTTCTTCTACACATCGTTTTGTACGTATGCCCCTGGTTCGactctttaacccccccccaacacacacacacacacacactaggccCGGCAGGGTGGGGATAAACTCTGGTATGGTCTGTTCAAGCACTGACTGTTTTCAACCTTTTTGACCCTGACTTGGATGGGACTGCTTCACATCAATAAAGGGATTGTTTCTTCACAATATCTGTGTCAAGTCTTTCTTACGGTTCTGATGTCATGAAACATGTCCATTTTTACAGTGAAACGACATTGtacaaaaaccttttattttattttgcatgcACGGCTGTGGCCAAGGCAAGGAGCAAAAATGGTTGAACTTAAAGGGCCAGATAAAAAAAGTCTGATTTGCTGTGCACAGTATTTATTTTGCTGCCACACAGCCCCCTCCAACAGGAAAGTGAACCAGAAGTGTAACTCGTCTACACACTCCTGTGAGACCCAAATTTCCATGACCATTTTCTAAAAACACTTTCTGGGGTACATATGACTACTCTATTTACCTGTAGCtatttaactttcttttttgaATGAAACATTCAATTAATATTGAGTTTTTCTACTAAATACTACTGCATcacttttatattaaatatgtgaAATGATTTCTTCCTCCTACATACACAATACGGTGCCTTTTTATAAAAAAGACCACCCTTTGATTTTatacaataatatataaatgataCAATAATTGCCACAAACAATTATTGCTTTAATTGAATTGATTTACACAAAGAGGAATTTGTCTTTTGGATATGATGCAGGACCAGATGGAGGTCAGTCAGCAGAAGTTGGCCCTTTAGCCTCTAATGTCCTCTTTTGTAAGAATGCATCGACAGTTCTGTGTAGAGATCTCAGCCTCGTCTCATCTCATTGCTGTACACGTcttggttaagtttaggttgaAGTCTACCAAGCCCACATCCCCCATGTGGTGTGCATATCCAATGGgttttaataattgaaaaacCTATTAAAAGATTCAGCCATATTGCAGCATGTCAGACTTCCAAGAGATGGAAGTAAACAGGTCTGCTCTTGTATACATTTTTtcctatatttaaaaaaaatgtatacatgaGACCTACTGGCTCTACACACACAAGCTTCAGTCAGCAAGGAATTGTTTTAGGGTGTTTCTAAATGCTGGTAAATGTAAGGTGCAGCAGCCAAATGGAAAACTAAAATAAGGTCTCCTTTGtccttttaaatataaatgttgtcCTACTGTCCTCAAGACTTCTCTACAGGGCGCTGACTGATCTCCAGCTGGTGAGAAGCACTACAGAAGATTCATCGGGATATTTGGGACCTTTCACGTCTTTCCGTGTGGTGATTGACAGGCACAGTGTCAGCTGTGATAGTGTATGAGGgacaaaatattataataataataataatatgaataataatatgTACTTTTAATTTTCAATGTCTTTTAATGTTTCTGCTCGTGtaatgcactttgagatgtgtcCTCACATGTAAAgcgcaatataaataaaacgtattattattattaaaagggAAATGGACTGACAGATTGTGAGTGCGTGtgcatgtacagtgtgtgtgtgtgtgtgtgtttgcatactgTTCCTCTGTagatgggcgggggggggtggggtgtacCGTCCCGGCGGCAATCAAAGCATCTGTCGTATGGATTCTACTCCACTAATGCACAAACCAACGCgcgcacatatacacacacaatgcataTAAACACATGGAGTagctcacttccccccccccccccccccccccccccccccccgtgtcaaaCTTCATTTTGGttatttgaatgaatgaacatgaatCAATGACTGACTTGACACGAACATCTTCATCTTAACCACAAAAGCATCTACACAATCCCTCACCAGCTTCTATCCGAAAGGAACACGTCATACAAAAGGAGAAACATTTTTGAAcgatctgtgtgcgtgtgtttaaaCGCACATTGTCGCTTTCTCGACATCTGTAGGTCCACACAGGGTTTCCCAGTTTGTTCTGCCTCACtagacccccgccccccagtgCGCACACACCAACAGTCTTCCTCATGGCATTCTTCAGACACAAAAGAATATTGATGTGCATTATACAgtcccatatatatatatatatatatattagggctgtcaaaaatagcgcgttaacggcgttaattagctgtttgttgttaattacgtcaatttttttgacgcatttcacgcatgcgcaatgtgacaaattattcaggtcagtaaagtgcctcttcctctagggaatgcacttcatcctatacaacacattactgccacctgcaggcatatgtcacgccgtcaggttcagcaagtcgtttgcgccagagacccgcacccccccccccccccccccccccctcgttctcgcgcagcagaacagagaaaaacaaaagctccgcccagcagcgctgaggtaaaggaaagaccatcggagagacccgtaatactgttctgaaacatgcggaggaagagaagccaatgcgatctaaatcctcccaggtatggggatatttcacactgaaatggggggtgctagcggatttctttgcagcgccagtcggcgggtggtgcagcaatattgttgttcgggtggaaatcgggaaaaaggtcggtccgggagattttcgggaggggctttgaaacatcgggagggttgacatgtctggtcatgtctggtcatcgcaggagcacaaactcacagcagagtgggataaactgcagatgctcaagacccttctagagccatgcagtcTGTAACTGATcataataacattgctttgattattttctgaaatgaattaaaaaatcaaatatcaataacatgtatttatgtaaaaaataataatgataataatgataattatgtatctgtgtcctgttatttatctttagtatgcatttcagaaagaaaaaatggttaggattcaggtgtgattaatcatgattaatccactgaaaattctaattaatttgattaaaatttttaatcatttgacagccctaatatatatatatatatatatatatatatatatatatatatatatatatatatatatatatatatatatattagggccgggactcgattaaaaatattaatctaattacttagaagctttgtaattaattaatcaaaattaatcgcattttaaaatatatatttgcataaatatttgacctgagaacagtgagaagtaagttcaaacctgctctctcagaaggagggtttggttgtagtcagggcttcaaactgtgaactttcaaacagttttgaggtttagtaaacaatcccaaggtctaatatgagaaacggacacaatgaggcatgtgcttgaatagcacaagggaacaactgaagggctgcaggctccaacctggtgtctgaggttgtgggttcatgccccttcatgcagacatcacgtctgctttgaaagaggtttgagtagcagtctcaaggttaaatacgagaaacaaagggtAGGTCAGTGTGTGGTGaggtagcacagtggaagagctgctgtcacaagcctgcactgaacttgaaggttgtgggttcaagcccagtcttgggtttgagcctttggctttacttcaggtttgagtagcaatctcaaggttaaatacaacaaacaaagggctggttagtgtgtggtgaagtagcacatcggaagagctgctgccacaagcctgcactgaacttgaaggttgtgggttcaagcccagtcttgggtttgagcctttggctttacttcaggtttgagtagcaatctcaaggttaaatacaacaaacaaaggattggttagtgtatggtgaagtagcacatcggaagagctgctgacataagcccctgcactgcacttgaagggttcaagcccagatgtggaaatagcatttaacaagagttttgaggtttaactcacatgctcaaggttaaataggagaatcaaagtttccaaaatgtgaccaggactggtagtgtaggggtgagtgcagggtgccaaaagcctctgtgcgcac
This sequence is a window from Pungitius pungitius chromosome 1, fPunPun2.1, whole genome shotgun sequence. Protein-coding genes within it:
- the LOC119223483 gene encoding transketolase-like, whose translation is MEDYHKPDQQTVQALRNIATRLRINSIKATTAAGSGHPTSCCSVSEIMSVLFFHTMKYRPEDPRNANNDRFILSKGHAAPVLYAVWAETGYLKENELLNLRKVDSILEGHPVPKQQFVDVATGSLGQGLGAACGMAYTGKYFDKASYRVFCLLGDGEMSEGSVWEAMAFASYYQLDNLVAILDINRLGQSDPAPLQHHVEKYQRRCEAFGWQSIIVDGHSVEELCKVLSQPRHQPLAVIAKTIKGKGIPAAEDKMGWHGKPLPKDMADSVIKELQSRIVSCNKRLYPAPPIEDASPVSLRNVRMPSAPSYKPGDKISTRKAYGMALAKLGRYNDHVVALDGDTKNSTFSELFKNEHPNRYVECYIAEQNMVSVAVGCAVRDRNVVFASTFATFFSRAYDQLRMASISESNINLCGSHCGVSIGEDGPSQMGLEDLAMFRAIPTATVFYPSDGVSTEKAVELAANTKGLCFIRTSRPENSIIYNSNEDFHVGQAKVVYKTNDDHVTVIGAGVTLHEALAAAEQLKKERINIRVIDPFTIKPLDSKTIIDSARATRGRIITVEDHYYEGGLGEAVCSAVVNETGFTVHRLAVSQVPRSGKPQELLRVFGIDRDAITQAVRKVLSSSANAK